One Microbacterium trichothecenolyticum DNA window includes the following coding sequences:
- a CDS encoding shikimate kinase has translation MGAGKTSVGRRVARALEASFTDTDKLVVRDHGPIRDLFLAHGEAHFRALEREAVAEALARGGVVALGGGAVLDPVTRERLREHHVVLLTVAAHVVASRIHGDERPLLDGEDPVARWQRIFDERRPVYEQTADIAFDTSSGPLARVVDDIVAWARRVPAGETA, from the coding sequence ATGGGCGCGGGCAAGACCAGCGTCGGCCGCCGCGTCGCCCGCGCACTCGAGGCCTCGTTCACCGACACCGACAAGCTCGTGGTGCGCGATCACGGGCCCATCCGCGATCTGTTCCTCGCCCACGGCGAGGCGCACTTCCGCGCGCTCGAGCGCGAGGCCGTCGCCGAGGCCCTGGCCCGGGGCGGCGTCGTCGCGCTCGGCGGGGGAGCGGTGCTCGACCCGGTGACCCGCGAACGCCTGCGCGAGCACCACGTCGTGCTGCTGACCGTGGCCGCGCACGTCGTGGCATCCCGGATCCACGGCGACGAGCGTCCCCTGCTCGACGGCGAGGACCCCGTGGCCCGCTGGCAGCGCATCTTCGACGAGCGGCGGCCCGTGTACGAGCAGACAGCCGACATCGCATTCGACACCTCGTCGGGCCCGCTCGCGCGGGTCGTCGACGACATCGTGGCCTGGGCACGCCGTGTGCCGGCCGGAGAGACGGCATGA
- the aroC gene encoding chorismate synthase produces MLRVLTAGESHGPELIALMEGMPAGVPISSAQIRAELARRRLGYGRGSRMKFEEDELSLSTGIVHGFTIGSPIALRIGNTEWPKWTEVMSPEPVELSDKSRGRGAALTRPRPGHADLVGMQKYGFDEARPILERASARETAARVALGAVARSFLGELGIRLVSHTLSIGPVRVPEDAPIPAPDDVDRLDADPLRCFHPETSAAMVAEVDDAKKAGDTLGGVVEVLAYGLPPGLGSHVQWDRRLDAKLAQALMSIQAIKGVEVGDGFLTTTRRGSQAHDELFATEDGITRSSDRAGGTEGGMSTGTVLRVRAGMKPIATIPKALRTVDVATGDTAAAHHQRSDVCAVPAAGVVAEAMVAITLADQVLQKFGGDNIVETRRNLDSYLANLPETLRSTDASDAALLAHDLA; encoded by the coding sequence ATGCTTCGCGTTCTCACGGCCGGCGAGTCCCACGGCCCCGAACTCATCGCCCTCATGGAGGGGATGCCGGCCGGCGTCCCCATCTCGTCCGCGCAGATCCGTGCCGAGCTCGCGCGCCGACGCCTCGGTTACGGCCGCGGCTCGCGCATGAAGTTCGAGGAAGACGAGCTGTCGCTGTCGACGGGCATCGTGCACGGCTTCACCATCGGCAGCCCCATCGCGCTGCGCATCGGCAACACCGAGTGGCCGAAGTGGACCGAGGTCATGAGCCCCGAGCCCGTCGAGCTCTCCGACAAGTCGCGCGGTCGCGGCGCGGCGCTGACGCGTCCGCGTCCCGGCCACGCCGACCTCGTCGGCATGCAGAAGTACGGCTTCGACGAGGCCCGCCCGATCCTCGAGCGCGCCTCGGCGCGCGAGACGGCGGCGCGTGTGGCGCTCGGCGCCGTCGCCCGTTCGTTCCTCGGCGAGCTCGGCATCCGTCTGGTCAGCCACACGCTGTCCATCGGTCCCGTGCGCGTGCCCGAGGACGCCCCGATCCCCGCGCCCGACGACGTCGACCGCCTCGACGCCGACCCGTTGCGGTGCTTCCACCCCGAGACCAGCGCGGCGATGGTCGCCGAGGTCGACGACGCGAAGAAGGCCGGCGACACGCTCGGCGGTGTCGTCGAGGTGCTCGCCTACGGCCTGCCGCCCGGGCTCGGCTCCCACGTGCAGTGGGATCGCCGACTGGATGCCAAGCTCGCCCAGGCGCTCATGAGCATCCAGGCCATCAAGGGCGTCGAGGTCGGCGACGGCTTCCTCACCACCACACGCCGTGGTTCGCAGGCCCACGACGAGCTGTTCGCGACGGAGGACGGCATCACGCGCTCGTCCGACCGCGCGGGCGGTACCGAGGGCGGCATGTCGACCGGCACCGTGCTGCGCGTGCGCGCCGGCATGAAGCCGATCGCCACGATCCCCAAGGCGCTGCGCACGGTCGACGTCGCCACCGGCGACACCGCGGCCGCGCACCACCAGCGCTCCGACGTCTGCGCGGTCCCGGCCGCCGGTGTGGTGGCCGAGGCCATGGTCGCGATCACCCTCGCCGACCAGGTGCTGCAGAAGTTCGGCGGCGACAACATCGTCGAGACGCGTCGCAACCTCGACAGCTACCTCGCGAACCTCCCCGAGACGCTGCGGAGCACCGACGCGTCCGACGCCGCGCTGCTCGCGCATGACCTCGCCTGA
- a CDS encoding type II 3-dehydroquinate dehydratase yields MTTPRRLLLLNGPNLNLLGTRQPEIYGSDTLADVERVTAAAAAAHGFEVRALQSNHEGVLIDEIHAARRDCSGIVINAGGLTHTSVALRDALASVDLPVAEVHISNIKERESFRHFSYIEDVAAVHVIGEGVPGYARAVDLLVEVITGRADG; encoded by the coding sequence ATGACCACGCCCCGCCGCCTGCTGCTCCTCAACGGGCCGAACCTGAACCTCCTCGGCACGCGCCAGCCCGAAATCTACGGCTCCGACACCCTCGCCGACGTCGAGCGGGTGACGGCCGCAGCCGCCGCCGCGCACGGATTCGAGGTCCGCGCGCTGCAGAGCAACCACGAGGGCGTGCTGATCGACGAGATCCACGCCGCGCGCCGGGACTGCTCCGGCATCGTGATCAACGCCGGGGGACTCACGCACACCTCCGTCGCGCTGCGCGACGCCCTGGCATCCGTGGATCTTCCCGTCGCCGAGGTGCACATCTCGAACATCAAGGAGCGCGAGAGCTTCCGGCACTTCTCCTACATCGAGGACGTCGCGGCCGTGCACGTGATCGGCGAGGGCGTCCCGGGATACGCGCGGGCGGTCGATCTGCTCGTCGAGGTGATCACGGGGCGCGCCGACGGCTGA
- the aroB gene encoding 3-dehydroquinate synthase: MTDTTTISVAGDAGYDITIGRGLLAGLGDVLPAAAQKVLIVHPPTLSAQAEALRAQLIGDRQVLLAEIPDAEAGKRVEVAAFCWQVMGQADFTRTDAVIGFGGGAVTDLAGFVAATWLRGVALVQVPTTVLGMVDAAVGGKTGINTAEGKNLVGAFWPPVAVVCDLDLLETLSKNEATAGFAEVVKAGFIWHPEILDLIEADPEGIVDPRGDAFRRCVELAIDMKARVVGEDLREAGLREVLNYGHTLGHAIEHAERYRWRHGAAISVGMVFAAELSRLAGRLSDEVAQRHRTVLESLGLPTTYRAGAFQTLKATMQRDKKSRGSMLRFIVLDDLARPTVLQAPDESLLFAAYQEVGA, from the coding sequence ATGACCGACACCACCACCATCAGCGTCGCCGGTGACGCCGGCTACGACATCACGATCGGCCGCGGACTGCTGGCCGGCCTCGGCGACGTGCTGCCCGCCGCGGCGCAGAAGGTGCTCATCGTGCACCCGCCGACGCTTTCTGCCCAGGCCGAGGCGCTGCGCGCCCAGCTGATCGGTGACCGGCAGGTGCTGCTCGCCGAGATTCCGGATGCCGAGGCCGGCAAGCGCGTGGAAGTGGCGGCGTTCTGCTGGCAGGTGATGGGCCAGGCCGACTTCACCCGGACCGACGCCGTCATCGGCTTCGGCGGGGGAGCGGTCACCGACCTCGCCGGCTTCGTCGCGGCCACCTGGCTGCGCGGCGTCGCGCTCGTGCAGGTGCCGACGACCGTGCTCGGCATGGTCGACGCGGCCGTGGGTGGCAAGACCGGCATCAACACCGCGGAGGGCAAGAACCTCGTCGGGGCGTTCTGGCCGCCGGTGGCCGTCGTGTGCGACCTCGACCTGCTCGAGACTCTGTCGAAGAACGAGGCGACCGCCGGGTTCGCCGAGGTGGTCAAGGCCGGCTTCATCTGGCATCCGGAGATCCTCGACCTCATCGAAGCCGACCCCGAGGGGATCGTCGACCCGCGCGGCGACGCGTTCCGCCGCTGCGTCGAGCTCGCGATCGACATGAAGGCGCGCGTCGTGGGGGAGGACCTGCGGGAGGCGGGGCTTCGCGAGGTGCTGAACTACGGGCACACCCTCGGCCACGCGATCGAGCACGCCGAGCGGTACCGCTGGCGCCACGGTGCGGCGATCTCGGTGGGCATGGTCTTCGCCGCCGAGCTGTCGCGCCTGGCCGGCCGCCTGTCGGACGAGGTCGCGCAGCGGCACCGCACCGTGCTCGAGTCTCTGGGTCTTCCGACCACCTACCGCGCCGGTGCCTTCCAGACGCTCAAGGCGACGATGCAGCGCGACAAGAAGAGCCGCGGCAGCATGCTGCGCTTCATCGTGCTCGACGACCTCGCGCGCCCGACCGTGCTGCAGGCGCCCGACGAGTCGCTGCTGTTCGCGGCGTACCAGGAAGTCGGGGCGTAG
- the nusB gene encoding transcription antitermination factor NusB — MSARTKARKRALDILFQADVRGEELPIMLATEAKRAASEPDRQASWLYARDIVDGVIDNRDAIDEQITTFAKDWSLQRMPAVDRALLRIGAWEILYNDEVPTAVAIDEAVELAKEFSTDDSGSFVHGVLARIARSS; from the coding sequence TTGAGCGCCCGCACCAAGGCGCGAAAGCGCGCCCTCGACATCCTGTTCCAGGCCGACGTCCGCGGTGAGGAACTGCCGATCATGCTGGCCACCGAGGCCAAGCGCGCGGCATCCGAGCCCGACCGGCAGGCCTCGTGGCTGTACGCGCGCGACATCGTCGACGGCGTGATCGACAACCGCGACGCGATCGACGAGCAGATCACCACGTTCGCCAAGGACTGGTCGCTGCAGCGCATGCCCGCCGTCGACCGCGCCCTGCTGCGCATCGGCGCGTGGGAGATCCTCTACAACGACGAGGTGCCCACGGCCGTCGCGATCGACGAGGCCGTGGAGCTCGCGAAGGAGTTCTCCACCGACGACTCCGGCTCGTTCGTGCACGGCGTGCTGGCGCGGATTGCGCGCTCTTCCTGA
- the mltG gene encoding endolytic transglycosylase MltG has product MPENDSPPNDSPENDRFADLFGRLPDPRTGARAASPDAAGAAPSRRAAREARRGTTGPTPTSASGSAPATGKTAAGAGEDARAPHGVGDPGATPAPSRSRETTSVPAPRAAAAATPDATAPATAPNPPTRRPDAARRAQEPGPRRTAAPAGPGISASTAAPAGRADAARRAEEPHIDEPARERTAALVGAAVAAAPTTPAHGATGSGSLEDLFTGETTTHEIGSPPPRPAKKRRRVGGWIALGVVVLILGGIVGGGVALWNTYGERVQAFFGASEPTDFEAGQATGEARITIVAGDTGESVSPKLFEAGVTKASNSLYTFMVDNGVVFTFQPGVYKLQQQMTSEAVLTALRNPANRLNYSVQLREGLTLNQSLELISEQIGIPRADLDAAVADPSQYGVPASSLEGWIFPATYDFDEGVTARQVIQRMVQRTIQSLDTAGVPVDDRERILIIASIIEREARSSDDFYKVSRVIENRLQPSNQETFGKLEMDSTVQYGAGEMGSGSVSTSTEARNDDNPWNTYIHPGLPVGPIANPGDLAIDAAMKPVDGPWLYFVTVNLDTGETVFTSTYSEHEKAVAQWRAWCADNPDSGC; this is encoded by the coding sequence ATGCCTGAGAACGATTCCCCCCCGAACGACTCTCCCGAGAACGACAGGTTCGCCGACCTGTTCGGGCGTCTTCCCGACCCGCGCACCGGCGCTCGTGCTGCATCGCCCGACGCGGCCGGCGCTGCGCCGTCGCGCCGTGCCGCGCGCGAAGCGCGCCGCGGCACGACCGGCCCCACCCCGACGTCGGCGAGCGGCTCTGCACCGGCGACAGGGAAGACGGCCGCCGGCGCCGGCGAAGACGCCCGTGCACCGCACGGCGTCGGGGACCCGGGTGCGACGCCCGCGCCCTCCCGGTCGCGGGAGACCACGTCGGTACCCGCTCCGCGCGCGGCAGCCGCCGCGACGCCAGATGCCACGGCTCCCGCGACCGCGCCGAACCCGCCCACCCGGCGACCCGACGCCGCGCGCCGCGCCCAAGAGCCCGGACCCCGACGCACCGCCGCTCCCGCGGGCCCCGGCATCTCGGCATCCACCGCCGCCCCGGCGGGTCGAGCCGACGCCGCCCGGCGCGCCGAGGAGCCGCATATCGACGAACCGGCACGAGAGCGCACGGCCGCGCTCGTCGGCGCCGCCGTCGCGGCGGCTCCGACGACCCCAGCCCACGGAGCGACCGGCTCGGGTTCGCTCGAAGACCTCTTCACCGGCGAGACCACGACGCACGAGATCGGCTCGCCGCCGCCGCGCCCGGCGAAGAAGCGGCGTCGTGTCGGCGGCTGGATCGCGCTGGGCGTGGTCGTGCTGATCCTCGGCGGCATCGTCGGCGGCGGCGTCGCCCTGTGGAACACGTACGGCGAACGCGTGCAGGCATTCTTCGGGGCGAGCGAACCTACCGATTTCGAGGCCGGCCAGGCCACGGGCGAGGCGCGTATCACCATCGTCGCCGGCGACACGGGAGAGTCCGTCTCACCCAAGCTGTTCGAGGCGGGTGTCACGAAGGCCTCGAACTCGCTGTACACGTTCATGGTCGACAACGGCGTGGTCTTCACCTTCCAGCCCGGCGTCTACAAGCTGCAGCAGCAGATGACCTCCGAAGCGGTGCTCACCGCTCTGCGCAATCCGGCGAACCGCCTCAACTACTCCGTGCAGTTGCGCGAGGGTCTAACGCTGAACCAGTCGCTCGAACTCATCTCGGAGCAGATCGGCATCCCGCGCGCCGACCTCGACGCCGCCGTCGCGGACCCGTCGCAGTACGGCGTGCCGGCCTCGAGCCTCGAGGGATGGATCTTCCCCGCCACCTACGACTTCGACGAGGGCGTCACCGCCCGACAGGTGATCCAGCGCATGGTGCAGCGGACGATCCAGTCGCTCGACACCGCGGGGGTTCCCGTCGACGATCGCGAGCGCATCCTGATCATCGCGTCGATCATCGAGCGCGAGGCGCGCAGCAGCGACGACTTCTACAAGGTCTCGCGGGTCATCGAGAACCGCCTGCAGCCGAGCAATCAGGAGACCTTCGGCAAGCTCGAGATGGACTCCACGGTGCAGTACGGCGCGGGCGAGATGGGCAGCGGTTCGGTGAGCACCTCGACCGAGGCCCGCAACGACGACAACCCGTGGAACACCTACATCCACCCCGGGCTGCCGGTCGGACCGATCGCGAACCCGGGTGATCTCGCCATCGACGCCGCCATGAAGCCGGTCGACGGTCCGTGGCTGTACTTCGTGACCGTCAACCTCGACACCGGTGAGACCGTGTTCACATCGACCTACAGCGAGCACGAGAAGGCCGTCGCGCAGTGGCGCGCGTGGTGCGCCGACAACCCCGACTCGGGATGCTGA
- the efp gene encoding elongation factor P: protein MASTADIKNGVVLNIDGQLWSVVEFQHVKPGKGGAFVRTKLKNVMSGKVVDRTFNAGAKVDLENVDRRDFTYLYNDGEGFVFMDVADYDQITVGAATVGDAANFLLENQQVQIALNNGNPLYIELPPSVILEVTYTEPGLQGDRSSAGTKPATVETGYEMQVPLFLETGTKIKVDTRTGEYLGRIS, encoded by the coding sequence ATGGCATCCACCGCAGACATCAAGAACGGCGTCGTCCTGAACATCGACGGTCAGCTCTGGAGCGTCGTGGAGTTCCAGCACGTCAAGCCCGGCAAGGGCGGCGCGTTCGTGCGCACCAAGCTGAAGAACGTCATGAGCGGCAAGGTCGTCGACCGCACGTTCAACGCCGGCGCCAAGGTCGACCTCGAAAACGTCGACCGCCGCGACTTCACCTACCTCTACAACGACGGTGAGGGCTTCGTCTTCATGGACGTCGCCGACTACGACCAGATCACCGTGGGCGCGGCCACCGTCGGCGACGCCGCGAACTTCCTGCTCGAGAACCAGCAGGTGCAGATCGCGCTGAACAACGGCAACCCGCTCTACATCGAGCTGCCGCCGTCGGTCATCCTCGAGGTCACCTATACCGAGCCGGGCCTGCAGGGCGACCGCTCGTCGGCCGGCACCAAGCCCGCCACCGTCGAGACGGGCTACGAGATGCAGGTGCCCCTGTTCCTCGAGACCGGTACGAAGATCAAGGTCGACACTCGCACCGGCGAGTACCTCGGCCGCATCAGCTGA
- a CDS encoding shikimate dehydrogenase: protein MLNAPPRLAVWGDPITHSRSPRLHAAAYGALGLDWEYGRERVGESAFAARVAELDATWRGLSLTMPLKQVAARTAVSLDDDARLTGAVNTFLLTADGPRGFNTDVGGLARALQEHGVGTPRRIRVLGAGATATSAVVAACRAGAAEVEVRARRVGAAEALQRLGTALGLDVRIGALESADLDPVDATIAALPGGTDLGAVADALASTSGPLVDVVYGGWPTPLAQAWERAGVAAHDGLGMLLHQALLQVRVFVAGDPALPLDREDAVLAAMRAALVGD, encoded by the coding sequence ATGCTGAACGCACCGCCGCGCCTCGCCGTCTGGGGCGACCCGATCACGCACTCGCGGTCGCCCCGACTGCACGCGGCGGCGTACGGTGCGCTCGGCCTGGACTGGGAGTACGGCCGCGAACGCGTCGGCGAGTCCGCGTTCGCGGCGCGCGTCGCGGAGCTGGATGCCACCTGGCGCGGCCTCTCGCTCACGATGCCGCTCAAGCAGGTCGCGGCTCGTACCGCGGTCTCGCTCGACGACGACGCGCGCCTGACCGGCGCCGTGAATACGTTCCTCCTCACCGCCGACGGTCCGCGCGGCTTCAACACCGACGTCGGTGGCCTCGCGCGGGCGCTTCAGGAGCACGGGGTCGGCACTCCCCGCAGGATCCGTGTGCTCGGAGCGGGAGCGACCGCGACCTCGGCGGTGGTGGCGGCGTGTCGCGCGGGTGCGGCAGAAGTCGAGGTGCGGGCGCGTCGCGTCGGCGCGGCCGAAGCGCTGCAGAGGCTGGGAACCGCTCTCGGTCTCGACGTGCGCATCGGCGCCCTCGAATCCGCAGACCTCGATCCCGTCGACGCCACGATCGCGGCCCTTCCCGGGGGAACCGACCTGGGCGCGGTGGCCGACGCCCTGGCATCCACCTCGGGGCCCCTCGTCGACGTCGTCTATGGCGGATGGCCCACGCCGCTCGCACAGGCGTGGGAGCGCGCGGGCGTCGCCGCGCACGACGGGCTCGGGATGCTGCTGCACCAGGCGCTGCTGCAGGTGCGTGTCTTCGTCGCCGGCGACCCCGCGCTTCCGCTCGACCGCGAGGACGCGGTGCTGGCCGCAATGCGCGCCGCGCTCGTGGGAGACTAG